The Amylolactobacillus amylophilus DSM 20533 = JCM 1125 genome contains a region encoding:
- a CDS encoding aldose 1-epimerase family protein, with amino-acid sequence MEYTLENQFLKAIINTHGAELSSVKDQNTGTEYLWQADPTVWARHAPILFPIVGRLNNDTYTYQGKSYHMTQHGFARDSEFQIEHSTDNSVTLLLFSNAATLKMYPFKFQLRVSYQLVNNLLTVSFNVKNMTDGEMIFGIGGHPGFNLQLDEDVQKNNYFFSFEPSKSRVRIPLVGPYIDIDKRTLAPTDTLIEVSDTLFKDDALIYALNSQTKISLRNDKNDYHINVMLDQTPFVGLWSPYPTTSDFVCIEPWWGIADELDSSGTFEEKVGMNKLTAGQEFNSQFRVAFHDKKID; translated from the coding sequence ATGGAATATACACTTGAAAACCAGTTTCTAAAAGCAATTATCAATACACACGGCGCTGAACTTTCAAGCGTAAAAGACCAAAATACCGGGACAGAGTACCTGTGGCAGGCAGATCCTACGGTCTGGGCACGACATGCACCAATTTTGTTTCCGATTGTGGGTCGACTGAATAACGATACTTATACGTATCAAGGAAAAAGTTACCACATGACCCAACACGGCTTTGCCCGTGACAGCGAGTTTCAGATTGAGCATTCAACAGATAATTCGGTTACACTGCTGCTATTTTCGAATGCTGCAACCCTTAAAATGTATCCGTTCAAATTCCAGTTAAGAGTCAGCTATCAGTTGGTTAATAACTTGCTTACGGTGAGTTTTAACGTCAAGAACATGACAGATGGTGAGATGATCTTCGGAATTGGCGGACATCCTGGTTTCAACTTGCAACTTGATGAAGACGTGCAGAAGAATAACTATTTCTTCAGTTTCGAGCCATCTAAGTCGCGTGTCCGAATTCCTTTGGTCGGACCATATATTGATATCGATAAACGGACACTCGCACCTACAGACACGTTGATCGAGGTATCCGACACATTATTCAAGGATGACGCATTAATTTATGCATTAAACTCACAGACAAAGATTTCGTTGCGTAATGACAAAAATGACTATCACATTAACGTGATGCTCGATCAGACGCCTTTCGTGGGTCTGTGGTCGCCGTACCCAACCACCAGCGATTTCGTCTGCATCGAACCCTGGTGGGGCATTGCCGATGAACTTGACAGCTCTGGTACATTTGAGGAGAAAGTTGGGATGAATAAGCTCACAGCTGGCCAAGAATTTAATTCCCAGTTTCGGGTAGCGTTTCATGACAAAAAAATTGACTAG
- the plsY gene encoding glycerol-3-phosphate 1-O-acyltransferase PlsY — protein MDIVKNIMLIILAYLAGSFPTGVLISKKFFQKDLRDFGSGNTGTTNTFRVLGFWPGVVVLTVDILKGTLGAALPLIFGIGPKYLVLVYGLASIFGHSFSIFLNMKGGKAVATSAGVLLAYNWSFFLIAITVFGIILLLTSMVSLTSMVAMVIVTGISFFYHDAILTTVAAIVLIFIIWRHQPNIRRIKNGTESVVPFGLYHHYLNKKKD, from the coding sequence GTGGACATTGTAAAAAACATTATGTTAATTATTTTAGCATATTTAGCTGGCTCATTTCCTACCGGAGTTTTAATCAGTAAAAAATTCTTCCAGAAGGATTTACGTGACTTTGGTAGTGGCAACACAGGCACCACCAACACATTTCGTGTCTTAGGCTTTTGGCCGGGGGTGGTTGTCCTTACCGTCGACATCTTAAAGGGAACACTTGGAGCGGCACTTCCACTAATTTTCGGCATTGGCCCGAAGTATCTTGTTTTAGTATATGGCCTTGCTAGTATTTTTGGCCACTCATTCTCAATCTTCCTCAACATGAAGGGTGGCAAGGCGGTAGCAACCAGTGCTGGTGTCCTGCTGGCCTACAACTGGAGCTTCTTTTTGATCGCTATCACGGTATTTGGCATCATCCTTTTATTGACCAGCATGGTGAGCCTGACCAGCATGGTGGCGATGGTGATTGTCACCGGCATCTCCTTCTTCTACCACGATGCAATATTGACAACTGTCGCGGCTATTGTCCTGATTTTCATTATCTGGCGGCATCAACCAAATATTCGCCGAATTAAGAACGGAACCGAGAGCGTCGTTCCATTCGGGCTTTACCATCATTATTTGAACAAAAAGAAAGACTAG
- the parE gene encoding DNA topoisomerase IV subunit B codes for MPTKKNAYDDSSIQILEGLEAVRKRPGMYIGSTDGRGLHHLVYEIVDNAVDEALAGFGKEINITIGQDNSITVQDFGRGMPTGMHSSGKPTIEVILTVLHAGGKFNEGSYKTSGGLHGVGSSVVNALSSWMTVRVVRDGAVYEERFEDGGHPVGTLKKTGTRHEKNGTTISFLPDPTIFQTTVFKFDVIEERIRESSFLLKGVKFTLTDERGEGNSEVFYYEDGIQSFVTYLNEGKDVIGDVFYFEGTKEAIEVEFAGQYNDGYSENLISFVNNVRTGDGGTHEMGARSGFTKAFNEYARKVGLLKDKEKNLEGSDFREGLSAVIAVRIPEELLQFEGQTKGKLGTPQARNTVEAVVYEQMSYFLLENGELAQDLVKKAIRARDAREAARKARDDTRSGKKRKKTDTLLSGKLTPAQSRDAKKNELFLVEGDSAGGSAKQGRERKFQAILPLRGKVLNTQKAKLPDIFKNEEINTMIYTIGAGVGAEFKISDANYDKVIIMTDADTDGAHIQILLLTFFYRYMRPMIEAGKVYIALPPLYKLQKGTGAKSQVVYAWTDDELETASKKMGKGYSLQRFKGLGEMNADQLWETTMDPSSRTLIRVKIDDAALAERRVTTLMGDKVEARRDWIEKNVKFTLEEDSSILETKI; via the coding sequence TTGCCAACAAAGAAAAACGCATATGACGATTCGTCGATTCAAATACTGGAAGGTCTGGAAGCGGTAAGAAAAAGGCCCGGGATGTACATAGGCTCAACGGACGGTCGTGGACTGCACCACTTGGTCTATGAAATTGTTGATAATGCCGTCGATGAGGCCTTAGCCGGTTTTGGTAAAGAAATCAACATTACAATTGGACAGGATAATAGCATCACGGTACAGGATTTTGGACGGGGGATGCCGACCGGGATGCATAGTAGTGGTAAACCAACTATCGAAGTAATCCTGACCGTGCTCCATGCCGGTGGTAAGTTTAACGAGGGCAGTTATAAGACTTCAGGTGGCCTCCACGGTGTTGGTTCATCCGTCGTTAATGCCTTATCGTCTTGGATGACTGTCCGGGTTGTGCGTGATGGTGCTGTTTATGAGGAACGCTTCGAAGATGGCGGTCATCCTGTGGGTACTCTCAAAAAGACAGGCACCAGGCACGAAAAAAATGGCACCACCATTTCGTTTCTGCCGGATCCCACAATTTTCCAGACTACGGTCTTTAAGTTTGATGTGATTGAGGAGCGCATTCGAGAATCGTCCTTCTTGCTAAAGGGGGTCAAGTTTACGCTCACGGATGAACGTGGTGAGGGGAACTCCGAGGTCTTTTACTATGAAGACGGTATTCAGTCGTTTGTGACTTACTTAAATGAGGGTAAGGACGTAATTGGTGACGTCTTCTACTTTGAGGGTACCAAAGAGGCGATTGAGGTTGAGTTTGCCGGTCAGTATAACGATGGTTACTCGGAGAACCTCATTTCATTCGTAAACAATGTGCGAACAGGTGATGGCGGTACCCATGAGATGGGTGCACGTTCCGGATTTACTAAGGCCTTTAATGAATATGCTCGTAAGGTCGGGTTACTGAAAGATAAGGAGAAAAATCTGGAGGGCTCGGACTTTCGTGAAGGGCTGAGTGCGGTCATTGCTGTCCGAATTCCCGAGGAGCTGCTACAGTTTGAAGGACAAACCAAAGGAAAGCTCGGTACGCCGCAGGCCAGAAATACTGTTGAAGCGGTTGTCTATGAACAAATGTCTTATTTTCTGCTCGAGAATGGCGAACTAGCACAAGATCTTGTTAAGAAGGCCATTCGTGCCCGGGATGCACGTGAAGCCGCCAGAAAAGCGCGGGATGATACGCGTTCTGGTAAGAAAAGAAAGAAGACAGATACACTCTTATCCGGCAAGCTAACGCCTGCTCAATCGCGGGATGCGAAGAAGAACGAATTATTCTTGGTCGAAGGTGATTCTGCTGGTGGTTCTGCTAAGCAGGGACGTGAGAGAAAATTTCAGGCAATTTTACCGTTGCGTGGGAAGGTACTGAATACCCAGAAAGCAAAGCTCCCGGATATTTTTAAGAATGAGGAAATCAACACGATGATTTATACAATTGGTGCGGGTGTTGGTGCCGAATTCAAAATTTCCGATGCAAACTATGATAAAGTCATCATTATGACCGATGCTGATACCGACGGTGCGCACATTCAGATCCTGTTACTCACATTTTTCTACCGGTATATGCGCCCAATGATTGAGGCCGGAAAGGTTTATATTGCATTGCCGCCACTGTATAAGTTACAAAAGGGTACAGGTGCCAAGTCACAGGTTGTCTATGCCTGGACGGACGATGAGTTAGAAACAGCATCCAAAAAAATGGGTAAGGGCTACAGTCTTCAGCGATTCAAGGGTCTCGGTGAAATGAACGCCGACCAGTTATGGGAGACGACGATGGATCCAAGTAGTAGAACGCTAATCCGAGTCAAAATCGATGATGCGGCGCTCGCTGAGCGGCGTGTGACGACCCTAATGGGTGACAAGGTTGAGGCAAGGCGAGATTGGATTGAGAAAAACGTGAAGTTCACGCTTGAAGAAGATTCATCAATTTTAGAAACAAAGATTTAG